A window from Fervidicoccaceae archaeon encodes these proteins:
- a CDS encoding Sjogren's syndrome/scleroderma autoantigen 1 family protein translates to MGGHEDAAKKGAELLRQGAAMLSQSCPICGSPLFRLKNGDIVCPIHGKVAIVSDETEAVIEISTPLFARMEEKILKQLEILSEDIGRTSSYDEDLKLSRAIASWLDVVAKLRELRKERRKD, encoded by the coding sequence ATGGGTGGGCACGAGGATGCGGCAAAGAAGGGGGCAGAGCTGTTGAGGCAAGGTGCAGCCATGCTCTCCCAATCATGCCCAATCTGTGGTTCTCCGCTCTTTCGCTTGAAAAATGGAGATATAGTTTGCCCAATTCATGGAAAAGTAGCAATCGTTTCTGATGAAACGGAAGCAGTCATTGAGATCTCGACCCCTCTCTTTGCGAGGATGGAGGAAAAGATATTGAAGCAGCTGGAGATTCTCTCGGAAGACATAGGAAGAACGTCATCCTATGATGAAGATCTGAAGCTCTCCCGAGCTATAGCAAGCTGGCTAGATGTTGTAGCGAAGCTCAGAGAGCTCAGAAAGGAGAGGAGAAAGGACTAA